The proteins below come from a single Corylus avellana chromosome ca3, CavTom2PMs-1.0 genomic window:
- the LOC132175448 gene encoding uncharacterized protein LOC132175448, whose amino-acid sequence MEGNPNRAEAERLLGIAEKLLHSRDLTGSRDFAILAQETEPLLEGSDQILAVADVLLAAEKRINNHHDWYAILQLDRRSDDQDLIKKQYRRLALLLHPDKNKFPLADQAFKLVADAWAVFNDRSKKSLYDNELSLFSKVDLAAQQSKLPVRRNQHPSEKRGQQNRESPEDQRLRLSSFWTMCPYCYNLYEYPRVYEGCCLRCQNCRRGFHAVLIPSLPPQVPGQEAYYCCWGVFPMGFAVGNSANVPKSATAAETGFPNWMPPLFHQTPPQESGGNGAAPPLARPENVSFVGFPPKKRGRPRKHPVQA is encoded by the coding sequence ATGGAAGGGAATCCCAATCGAGCCGAAGCCGAGCGATTACTGGGAATCGCCGAGAAGCTCCTGCATAGCCGAGATCTAACCGGGTCGAGAGACTTCGCCATCCTCGCCCAGGAGACGGAGCCCCTTCTGGAAGGCTCGGACCAGATCCTGGCCGTGGCGGACGTGCTCCTCGCGGCGGAGAAGCGCATAAACAACCACCACGATTGGTACGCGATCCTCCAGCTCGATCGCCGCTCCGACGACCAGGACCTCATCAAGAAGCAGTATCGCCGCCTCGCGCTGCTCCTCCATCCGGATAAGAACAAGTTCCCCCTCGCGGATCAGGCCTTCAAGCTCGTCGCCGACGCCTGGGCCGTCTTCAACGACCGCTCCAAGAAGTCCCTCTATGACAACGAGCTCAGCCTCTTCTCCAAGGTCGATCTCGCCGCGCAGCAGTCGAAATTGCCTGTCCGCCGGAACCAGCACCCGAGCGAGAAAAGGGGCCAGCAGAATAGGGAGAGCCCGGAGGATCAACGGCTGAGATTGTCGAGCTTCTGGACGATGTGCCCCTACTGCTACAACCTCTACGAGTACCCTAGGGTTTACGAGGGCTGTTGCCTGCGGTGCCAGAATTGCCGGCGGGGCTTCCACGCGGTGCTCATCCCGTCCTTGCCGCCGCAAGTGCCGGGCCAGGAGGCCTACTATTGCTGCTGGGGGGTCTTTCCGATGGGCTTCGCTGTCGGAAATTCGGCCAATGTTCCGAAAAGCGCCACCGCGGCTGAAACGGGGTTTCCGAATTGGATGCCGCCGTTGTTTCACCAAACGCCGCCGCAAGAGAGTGGTGGGAACGGTGCGGCACCGCCATTGGCGCGGCCGGAAAACGTTTCGTTTGTGGGATTCCCCCCGAAGAAGAGAGGAAGGCCCCGGAAGCATCCAGTGCAAGCCTGA